CGGCGCGGCCTACGTGCGGGCCCTGCACGCGGCGGGCGCCCGGGTGGTCGCCGCCGACCTGCTCGACGACGAGGGTCGCGCGCTCGCCGCTGAACTCGGCGAACGCGCGCGGTTCGTGCACCTCGACGTGACCGACGAGGCGTCGTGGACGGCCGCCGTCGACGCGACGCTCGAGGCCTTCGGCGCCGTCGACGTGCTCGTGAACAACGCGGGCATCGCGAACGCGGCGCCCATCGAGCACCTCACCCTCGCGAAGTGGGACGCCGTCATCGCGGTGAACCTCACGGGCGTGTTCCTCGGATGCCGCGCCGTCGTGCCCGCGATGAAGGCGCAGGGTTCGGGCTCGATCATCAACATCTCGTCGGTCGAGGGCATGCGCGGCTCGCCGGGCCTGCACGGCTACACGGCGTCGAAGTTCGGCGTGCGCGGACTCAGCCAGTCGCTCGCGGTCGAGCTCGGGGCCT
This genomic interval from Agromyces sp. Leaf222 contains the following:
- a CDS encoding glucose 1-dehydrogenase, with protein sequence MIAASGPVGSGPVGPGLGLDLGGRVTLVTGGARGLGAAYVRALHAAGARVVAADLLDDEGRALAAELGERARFVHLDVTDEASWTAAVDATLEAFGAVDVLVNNAGIANAAPIEHLTLAKWDAVIAVNLTGVFLGCRAVVPAMKAQGSGSIINISSVEGMRGSPGLHGYTASKFGVRGLSQSLAVELGASGIRVNSVHPGLILTDMTSRIDPSKLDIPLGRPAMPDEVAGTIVFLASDASSFTSGAEFVVDGGMIAGIPHH